DNA sequence from the Malus domestica chromosome 06, GDT2T_hap1 genome:
ATGATAGAATGATTCAACCAGAAGAGAAGTTCAGTTAGCCCGACTCCAGTATTTCTATCAGCCCACTGAACAGGGTGCGTAAATTCCTTATGTCTCATTTCAAACTCGTCAAAGATTGTGTATTAATGGAATAGCAAAACAAATTCCACTCATGATCTAAATTCGGGAAAACAACAGGGTTTTACAGCTATTCCTTACTCAAAGAAAGTTAGAAACAAGTACATAATTAGAattcatttaagaaaacaaaagaaaagtcaaGAAATAAATACACGCGAACCTTGAACCTTGGATCTGTGCAGCCTTATTCCTTGATACGAAGTTGGTCATTTTCTCATGCAGTCGTTCACTAGCCTGACAAAGGTCAAATGatgggaaaaaaaattatttaatttatgcCTGTGTAACCCCGAAAAATACAATTAGGCACAGGACATACATCTGCTATATGTGCGTGGCGAAGCTCTAGCCAGACAGGATCATGATCCTCTAAAAGAACCTCTTTTTTCTCAGGTGGACCACCAGTTTTGCTTGGAACCTATAAACAATCCCTTTATAAAGCATCCAAAAGAgacaaaaacacaaactttgAAAGCACATCTATGTAAATGGACATTtcaacttacctcatgcacgtACTTATTTCCATCCATATTTAGCAGGTCATGACACATGGCATCATATGTCCATTCGTGTATGAGAGGTGCAATCTGAAAATTCAAGTTAGTATTCATTATAATAATAAAGCAAATACCACTATGCATGATATGCTTTTATAACCAACACATGCACCTAAAAACCTGATCGACAGATCTGTCAAGGATAAGCAACTCGCATGTTTCTGTCTCAGGGAAGTTCTTAATAGTATTTTTATATTTCATGAGACAATCCCAGATCCCAGCTGCGAGCTTTGTAGGAATTAAATCACGAAAAGTGGTCATTGTGGTGGCATCAAGTGACTTTGCAGCTCGATAACGCACACAAGGAAATTCCTaggaaataaaaaacaaataggTGTTTCAGAAAACCTGTACCAaatattcaatcaaaatttaacaTCATTATAACATGTACCCTTAACGAAGCAAAAACTGTAGCAACACGAGCAGCCATCACATTCAAACATGCAACACCTTTGCGTGAATCCTCCTCATCCCCATAAAGCTCCTCTAAAGCCCTCTCATTGTTGGTAACAAAAGCCTGTGCAAAGAAATTACAAAACAGAAAAGCCatgaacttttttatttttttctaacaAATTGCTGTAAATGCTTACGAACATTGAATCTTAATATCACTTGAACcccaaatttaaatataaattaaacaaatattCTTTTGAAAAGGATATAATATAAAATGATGatcacaaataaaccaaaactttgacTGCAGTAGCTTCACATACCTGACTGTCTATTGCAAAATATTCCAAATTCATCTGCAAATTTGCCCAAATCAGCATCTTCTTACTTTTGACCAACAACAAAGAAGACAACTGACTGATATATAAAATTCTGCTAACTTATCAATCTAGGATATGTTTGAAAAATAACTATAACCTCGATCAATTTAGCTATGCGAGTTAACACAGTTCCATCCTTCTTGATGTGACTAACTAATTCTCTTGAAATAGGTGAACTAAAGAAAACAAATGCCctataaaaacaagaaaagaagaacCATTAGAACCTTCAAGCCTCAACATGATAAAAACCACACAAACAACTAGAACAAGGCAACTGATATTGCTGCACATACTTCCTGTACAATGGTGATCTTCCCGACATGTCTGACAAGAACATTATAACACTGCAAATTAACAccagagagagaaagttagagagGCTGCCATCTATATGGCTGACGTTAAAAAACCAACAGCGAATAGGTAATTATTCAAACAATCACTTTGGCACTATATTAAgcagaaaaaaataaagaaatttatttcaaattttacttgcaagaaatgCTCAATCAAAGAGGTGCGAAAGAAACAAGGAAACTTTTAGGTAAATATTTCCCTCTACGGACAGGGAAACAGATGGAGTAAGAACAGAGAATAACTGAACAACCCTAAAGTTAAAAATATAGTTAACAATTCAATCGAACTTTAGGTCTCAAACTTGTGATTTGTCAAGTTTTGTTTGGGCCTCACTATTCCTGAAACCTTAAATTGTACAATGTGTTACAATAATTGTTCTACATTCTAACATCCCTTCACGCGTGGGCTTCTCTCCAGCCTTCAAAGAGCCCAAACATACATAAATTGGTAGAGTTGTAGGATCTCACTCTAATATCATGGTACATTGGTTAACTATCAATGTTCCCAAAAGTTAAGTAGTTTGGATGATCTCTGGAAATAGTTTTATATTCTAACAAGATTCATCAAGAAACTATACTGCTGAAAtgctacaaaaataaaaacattcaaCAGATAGGTTCTCCCCCACTCTCtccaacaaaaattaaaaagtattACTTCTCTTTGGTAGGCTGCATAAAGTATATAGCATCCATGGAGGGCAATGGCTGCCTTCGCCTGAATATGTCTTCAACCACTGCAAGAAAATACGAATTGTAGTAACAAGTCAAAAACAACCCACCAACTTAAGTTTTAACAGAAGCCCATCAACCAATATAACATGTTAAATGATTGGCCTCAGAAAATAAGTGGGAGACAAAAAACAGGGCAACCACTTGTCAGCTTAAAATGGCAACAATGTAATATTCACAATTCTATAGCCACACATCACACACCGAGAACAAAATTGCCTCAATTCACTGTCCTCGACACTACACAACAGATATAACTTAGTAACtcgtcaaataaaaaataatcaaataccATGCAGTGACCAGTCAGCAGCTTCAGATTAGGGCTTCTACAATAGCAATGACAATTTTACAGTGTGGAATATTGTATCACACATTTAGTAAATGCTACCAGAATGGGAGGTGCAATGGCTTTTGATATATAGCTAAAGAAATGCAGCACCTTGTTATATAGTTAGGTAAATGTGACTGACAAATAACTACAAAGTATTATCGAATACCATGACGATGCAGCATCCTCTTCATGCAGCTAGTAAAAATAGATTGGCCAGAAAGCAGATACCAAGGCAATGCactaaaatacaaaaatataaagTAAAACATTTCAGGGAGAGTCCTTTTGATTCTTACATGAAACACCTTCATCTGTAATGTCAGCCATTTTGCATGCGTAAGACATTATCTTAACAGTAAGTTTGTCCATGATAAGTACCTACAGTGATAGCGATCACATAACAATTGCAACTAAACAAAGAAGAATATGATCACATTGAAAATTACCATCAGTTTATAAGAGAGATAATGGGTTCACCAgataaaagagagaaaatagtaCTTTACCCTAGAGATACACCTGTTATATCTCCCAACTATTAGAGAGTACATTCAGGGCTTGATCAAATAATTCACTTACAAGCTCTATTCCAGAGTACATGATAAAAATAAAGTAGATTTTATCAATTATAGACAAGAAAAATCCCAACAAGTAGTATACACAATATAAGCACACAGAACACATGTATTTCCTGTTGAGGTTCAGAAACTTTCCCAGCTCATTATTATGTCTACGAGTGCTACAAAacaaatactttcataaaagaTGTACTCCCCATTCATAAATCCTATAATCTCTGGAACATATGTAAGCACTTTTTATTAATCAAACATAAACTTATAGTCACAAAAATTACGTAAATCAAATTTGTACCACAATTGACATCATAATACGAGTTGCATTTACCTTCCATGTTGCTTTTGAATCCCCTGTTTTGCAAGACCGAAGCATTTCAATTAACAATCCTAAACACAACATTTCGGAAATCAGTCACAAAATGGCCACGCAACAACAAACCACCATCACTTATAAACAACAGTAACAGAGTGATCTTGGTCCATATCTAGAACAAGCTGGTCGACCTCGCCTGAAAATAAACATTAACTGCTATACCACCACCGATACAAAACCAGTCTAGCTGCTGCACATTGCACCGCAGCGGATCAGTGCTCCTCTTACATTGAACACCCAATACAGATTTTACCTGCCCTACCGAAATCCCAATAGGCTAGCTACCTCATTTTCACCGTACATTTCATCCATCCGAATCTTCGCGATTTACTAATTGCGATTACTAATTGTTGTCACAGATTATTACAAACTCCAAAAAAtcattgaacttgtagtttcTACCGCTATTTTACTAAATCACAGAAATAGTTCAGTAACCAATAAGTTTCTGAACCAATTACAATACAAATTCATCAGCTTAGAGCTTGATTCAGATGCTAGTATTAATTAAATCGATAATCAAAGAAACTGAAGTGGAATTTAAACGAAAGCGAgtaaggagagagggagggaacTCACGGTCGCGGCTGATTTGCTTGAAATTCTTGTAGTCGCCGCCGTATGACGACGAGGAGTCGGAGTCAGAGAACGACATGGTCCAAGCTTTTTCtccttcccttcccttcctttcCAGGCCGATCGATTCGCCGGAAGAAAGAGTCGGAGAcggggaggggagagagagagagagatagagagagagagagagagagagatcgcgCAGTGGCGGAGGTCGGAGGAGAGAGGGGAAATGaagtttcctttccttttttcctttgtttcCTTAAGTGGAAGTTAATTGGGGAAAGGGAATGGGAATTTGATTCCGGAGGTTTGGGGGTGGTGATGACGTGTTGACTTTGAACTGGCAAATGCAATTCGAGTTTATGGCTGAATggaggagagagacagagacgaACAGAAACAGGAGAGGAATTGAGAAAAGAAAATACTTGTTGACTTTGATATCTTCTTTGTTGCTGGTTTTCTAGAGTCTTCAACAGCTCATTTAGGagtgattttaaaatgattaaaattgTTTTATGAGAAAGTGTTGAAGTGTTTCTTATATAATGtatatttatgtattttttgcagGAAGcattttaaatgtttttctATTCACTTGCAATTTAATTAAGGATTGGtttaaaaaacattttcactaaaagtgttttcatctattttaaaaacactttcaaacggACCCTaaattagagattattgtgatATTAATTATAGCACATGTGTGGTTGCGTAAATCACTAGTAGATTGTATTTAGGTTACTAGAAGATTTTATCTATTTATGATTGTATTGCTTGCAAGTCAACAAATTCTATCATGTTTGATGcgtaaatatataagcacacaaattaaaccttttttttgtcaattgtagtaaagtatgtaagtagggatcgttctggactggggattaggagggattagattagactcaaagaatgcaaaactaaagtttaaaacactaaaacaaaccaaaaactcaaaacagcaaccaaaagactcaaaactaccttaaaaacactttttgggcagttttgaacacaaagcaccaaattggatgaatttgggttttaacttgtaccaaaacacttaaaaacataaaccaaagcactttctaactaatctaggacttcaaaataaatgggggtttgatttggacgaaaataa
Encoded proteins:
- the LOC103437324 gene encoding SNARE-interacting protein KEULE-like encodes the protein MSFSDSDSSSSYGGDYKNFKQISRDRLLIEMLRSCKTGDSKATWKVLIMDKLTVKIMSYACKMADITDEGVSLVEDIFRRRQPLPSMDAIYFMQPTKENVIMFLSDMSGRSPLYRKAFVFFSSPISRELVSHIKKDGTVLTRIAKLIEMNLEYFAIDSQAFVTNNERALEELYGDEEDSRKGVACLNVMAARVATVFASLREFPCVRYRAAKSLDATTMTTFRDLIPTKLAAGIWDCLMKYKNTIKNFPETETCELLILDRSVDQIAPLIHEWTYDAMCHDLLNMDGNKYVHEVPSKTGGPPEKKEVLLEDHDPVWLELRHAHIADASERLHEKMTNFVSRNKAAQIQGSRDARELSTRDLQKMVQALPQYSEQIDKLSLHVEIAGKVNRIIREIGLRELGQLEQDLVFGDAGMKDVIKFLTTKDDITGENKLRLLMILAAIYPEKFQGEKGLNLMKLAKLPPDDMNAVNNMKLLGGAPDTKKCTGAFSLKFDIHKKKRGARKERPSEGETWQLARFYPIIEELVENLSKGELSKEEYPCLNDPSPTFPGTSHVAAINHPPAAHSMRSRRTPTWARPRNSDDGYSSDSVLRHASSDFKKMGQRIFVVIVGGATRSELRVCHKLTARLKREVVLGSSCLEDPAPFIAKLKMMTAHELSLDDLQI